Proteins from one Cryptomeria japonica chromosome 4, Sugi_1.0, whole genome shotgun sequence genomic window:
- the LOC131038827 gene encoding flavonoid 3'-monooxygenase CYP75B137 — translation MQMPMDTLKLSSFFLSFSVSLTLPLIIVLLTCLCFFKGKAKAKLLPGPRGLPVLGSLLDLASNPHFSLYALSKCYGGLMYLKLGTIPTIIASSQEAATAILKTFDSDFSNRPQTGSAAVDILIYNRSDIAWSPQWPFLRKLCIFHLLTPKCMDKWQEFREEEMALLLTSIFKQRASAVNVGDFVNVFTCNVIGQMTLRMRLFHENNADAEHFRELMNDFLRAAARIRIGDFIPFLERIGLGGSLDEMKSLNKRLDQFLMRKIEEKKRMPLSSEDDGNKDFLQILYQLKSNSASEGEQLSESNIKAILLDMMAAGTDTATRTVEWAMSELIRHPHLMNKVRSEVDAVVGMEERVRESHLPQMKYLEAVVTETLRLHPPTPLMLPHASPDSSREVMGHFIPTNTHVMVNVWAVARDPNVWEKPLEFDPDRFVDNPVHLDGRDFRIIPFGAGRRRCPGYKLGLRMIHFALASFVHAFDWSLPPGEEPQDLDMNEKYELSIHRNVPLNLFAIPRLPTHLYNSSH, via the exons ATGCAAATGCCTATGGATACTTTAAagctttcttcattctttttgtcaTTCTCAGTTTCACTAACGCTTCCTCTTATAATAGTACTACTAACTTGTCTTTGCTTTTTCAAAGGCAAAGCAAAGGCAAAGCTGCTGCCGGGGCCACGAGGACTGCCCGTTTTGGGTAGCCTGCTGGACCTCGCTTCGAATCCCCACTTCTCTCTTTACGCTCTTTCCAAGTGCTATGGTGGCCTCATGTATCTCAAATTGGGCACCATCCCCACCATTATTGCTTCCTCCCAGGAGGCCGCAACTGCCATTCTCAAAACATTTGATTCCGATTTCTCTAACAGACCGCAGACCGGATCAGCGGCGGTGGATATTCTCATCTACAATAGAAGCGACATCGCCTGGTCTCCGCAGTGGCCTTTCCTGAGAAAGCTCTGCATTTTCCACCTCTTGACCCCGAAATGTATGGACAAGTGGCAGGAGTTCCGAGAAGAAGAGATGGCGCTCTTGCTCACCTCCATCTTTAAACAGCGAGCCAGTGCTGTAAATGTGGGTGATTTTGTTAACGTCTTTACTTGTAATGTTATTGGACAGATGACGCTCAGGATGAGACTCTTCCACGAGAACAACGCAGACGCCGAACATTTCAGAGAATTAATGAACGATTTTCTAAGAGCTGCTGCTCGTATTAGGATTGGAGATTTCATTCCTTTCTTAGAGCGGATTGGTTTGGGCGGTTCTCTTGATGAAATGAAGAGCCTGAACAAGCGCCTTGATCAATTTCTTATGAGGAAGATTGAAGAAAAGAAGCGTATGCCTTTGTCCAGCGAGGACGATGGCAACAAGGACTTTCTACAGATTCTCTATCAGCTCAAATCTAATTCTGCCAGTGAGGGAGAACAGCTTTCCGAGTCTAATATCAAAGCCATTTTACTG GACATGATGGCGGCAGGAACCGATACGGCTACCCGCACGGTAGAATGGGCGATGTCCGAGCTGATCCGCCATCCTCATCTCATGAACAAAGTGAGAAGCGAAGTAGACGCAGTTGTGGGAATGGAAGAGAGAGTAAGAGAATCTCATCTTCCTCAGATGAAATATTTAGAAGCAGTTGTGACAGAAACTCTTCGACTGCATCCTCCAACGCCGCTTATGCTTCCTCACGCATCTCCAGACAGTTCAAGGGAAGTAATGGGGCATTTCATTCCCACGAATACTCATGTGATGGTGAATGTGTGGGCCGTAGCAAGAGATCCAAATGTGTGGGAGAAGCCATTAGAATTTGATCCGGATCGCTTTGTGGACAATCCTGTTCATCTCGATGGACGAGATTTTCGAATAATACCGTTCGGCGCAGGACGAAGAAGGTGCCCGGGCTATAAACTGGGACTTCGTATGATTCATTTTGCCCTTGCAAGCTTTGTTCATGCATTTGATTGGTCGCTTCCACCTGGTGAAGAACCCCAAGATTTGGACATGAATGAGAAATATGAACTCTCAATTCACAGGAATGTTCCTCTCAATCTTTTCGCCATTCCCCGCTTGCCCACTCACCTTTATAACTCGTCGCACTAA